Proteins from one Drosophila gunungcola strain Sukarami chromosome 3R, Dgunungcola_SK_2, whole genome shotgun sequence genomic window:
- the LOC128266589 gene encoding uncharacterized protein LOC128266589 isoform X3 — translation MNMLVPASKPTEMNRTSRRLPALLFGLLVCLVAQTAGRPSTEDVSDMAIIPPDADNVEIHQVKFVNGVMQEDHPVIMYKEDFVSEDYVDPTKNETSSGRYKKHKRTHHHRAETQLENEGERILFDVLPDKPIVLSDDLKTLPVSKMEAAQLAEPIKLGKLPKKYHSRQRRDLHNKHQKVIPVYLYNFYPVEKNFLTYRPPVSNKKPKLTEKKNRRYKPTNYLKPDQSDGQNPDDVNTRGEFDLIHDSDPKNADHSVYNQSTTSKTPLFSIMDSAPVGGPIFGVQVPDNDDRGAPNFGSSAGAPAPTQRPGARPANPPPTSAPKVSNCVWAILNCCSSDSEKIRYNCFEEFNCHGAFWDINPCADREIRDADLVPLAGFSPPGFAPPPASASRPIARRPSFREDSIRFPQEIGYQAGSNCQRASKYCCGLRNYGSQYDCFQHYDCHESLAAIISSCS, via the exons ACCCGCCAGCAAACCGACGGAGATGAATCGAACTAGCCGCAGACTTCCGGCGCTCTTGTTTGGCCTTCTGGTCTGCCTGGTGGCCCAGACCGCCGGTCGTCCTTCGACGGAGGACGTGAGTGACATGGCCATTATACCGCCGGATGCCGACAATGTGGAG ATCCATCAAGTGAAGTTCGTGAATGGCGTCATGCAGGAGGATCATCCAGTGATCATGTACAAGGAGGACTTCGTCAGTGAAGATTATG TAGATCCCACTAAGAACGAGACATCTTCTGGACGATACAAGAAGCACAAGCGAACGCATCACCATCGTGCGGAGACACAGCTGGAGAACGAGGGGGAAAGGATCCTTTTTGATGTCCTGCCGGACAAGCCGATCGTGCTCTCGGACGACCTTAAAACTCTTCCGGTCAGCAAGATGGAAGCCGCCCAGCTGGCGGAACCCATTAAGCTGGGAAAGCTTCCCAAGAAGTACCATAGCCGCCAGCGCCGGGACCTACACAATAAACATCAGAAAGTTATCCCAGTTtatctttataatttttacccCGTAGAAAAGAACTTTTTAACCTATCG TCCCCCGGTGTCCAATAAAAAACCCAAATTGACTGAAAAGAAGAATAGAAGATATAAGCCAACAAACTATTTGAAACCAGATCAATCCGACGGTCAGAATCCAGATGATGTTAATACCCGAGGTGAATTCGATTTGATACACGATTCAGATCCAAAGAATGCGGATCACTCTGTTTATAACCAGAGCACTACTTCTAAAACTCCATTGTTTAGTATCATGGACAGCGCTCCAG TTGGTGGCCCAATTTTCGGCGTTCAAGTACCAGATAATGACGATAGGGGAG CGCCAAACTTCGGGTCCAGTGCGGGAGCCCCGGCCCCAACACAGAGACCTGGGGCAAGGCCGGCCAACCCACCGCCCACCAGCGCACCCAAGGTCAGCAACTGTGTGTGGGCGATCCTGAACTGCTGCAGCTCCGACTCCGAGAAGATCCGGTACAATTGCTTCGAGGAGTTCAACTGCCACGGCGCCTTCTGGGACATTAATCCGTGCGCCGATCGAGAAATCCGCGACG CGGATCTCGTGCCTCTAGCCGGCTTCTCGCCCCCCGGATTCGCCCCTCCCCCTGCCTCTGCCTCTCGGCCCATCGCCCGTCGGCCGTCCTTCAGGGAAG ACTCCATCCGATTTCCCCAGGAGATTGGCTACCAGGCGGGCAGCAACTGCCAGCGAGCTTCGAAATATTGCTGCGGCCTAAGAAATTATGGATCCCAGTACGACTGCTTCCAACACTACGACTGCCACGAGAGCCTCGCGGCCATCATATCCAGCTGCTCCTGA
- the LOC128266589 gene encoding uncharacterized protein LOC128266589 isoform X4, which translates to MNRTSRRLPALLFGLLVCLVAQTAGRPSTEDVSDMAIIPPDADNVEIHQVKFVNGVMQEDHPVIMYKEDFVSEDYVDPTKNETSSGRYKKHKRTHHHRAETQLENEGERILFDVLPDKPIVLSDDLKTLPVSKMEAAQLAEPIKLGKLPKKYHSRQRRDLHNKHQKVIPVYLYNFYPVEKNFLTYRPPVSNKKPKLTEKKNRRYKPTNYLKPDQSDGQNPDDVNTRGEFDLIHDSDPKNADHSVYNQSTTSKTPLFSIMDSAPVGGPIFGVQVPDNDDRGAPNFGSSAGAPAPTQRPGARPANPPPTSAPKVSNCVWAILNCCSSDSEKIRYNCFEEFNCHGAFWDINPCADREIRDADLVPLAGFSPPGFAPPPASASRPIARRPSFREDSIRFPQEIGYQAGSNCQRASKYCCGLRNYGSQYDCFQHYDCHESLAAIISSCS; encoded by the exons ATGAATCGAACTAGCCGCAGACTTCCGGCGCTCTTGTTTGGCCTTCTGGTCTGCCTGGTGGCCCAGACCGCCGGTCGTCCTTCGACGGAGGACGTGAGTGACATGGCCATTATACCGCCGGATGCCGACAATGTGGAG ATCCATCAAGTGAAGTTCGTGAATGGCGTCATGCAGGAGGATCATCCAGTGATCATGTACAAGGAGGACTTCGTCAGTGAAGATTATG TAGATCCCACTAAGAACGAGACATCTTCTGGACGATACAAGAAGCACAAGCGAACGCATCACCATCGTGCGGAGACACAGCTGGAGAACGAGGGGGAAAGGATCCTTTTTGATGTCCTGCCGGACAAGCCGATCGTGCTCTCGGACGACCTTAAAACTCTTCCGGTCAGCAAGATGGAAGCCGCCCAGCTGGCGGAACCCATTAAGCTGGGAAAGCTTCCCAAGAAGTACCATAGCCGCCAGCGCCGGGACCTACACAATAAACATCAGAAAGTTATCCCAGTTtatctttataatttttacccCGTAGAAAAGAACTTTTTAACCTATCG TCCCCCGGTGTCCAATAAAAAACCCAAATTGACTGAAAAGAAGAATAGAAGATATAAGCCAACAAACTATTTGAAACCAGATCAATCCGACGGTCAGAATCCAGATGATGTTAATACCCGAGGTGAATTCGATTTGATACACGATTCAGATCCAAAGAATGCGGATCACTCTGTTTATAACCAGAGCACTACTTCTAAAACTCCATTGTTTAGTATCATGGACAGCGCTCCAG TTGGTGGCCCAATTTTCGGCGTTCAAGTACCAGATAATGACGATAGGGGAG CGCCAAACTTCGGGTCCAGTGCGGGAGCCCCGGCCCCAACACAGAGACCTGGGGCAAGGCCGGCCAACCCACCGCCCACCAGCGCACCCAAGGTCAGCAACTGTGTGTGGGCGATCCTGAACTGCTGCAGCTCCGACTCCGAGAAGATCCGGTACAATTGCTTCGAGGAGTTCAACTGCCACGGCGCCTTCTGGGACATTAATCCGTGCGCCGATCGAGAAATCCGCGACG CGGATCTCGTGCCTCTAGCCGGCTTCTCGCCCCCCGGATTCGCCCCTCCCCCTGCCTCTGCCTCTCGGCCCATCGCCCGTCGGCCGTCCTTCAGGGAAG ACTCCATCCGATTTCCCCAGGAGATTGGCTACCAGGCGGGCAGCAACTGCCAGCGAGCTTCGAAATATTGCTGCGGCCTAAGAAATTATGGATCCCAGTACGACTGCTTCCAACACTACGACTGCCACGAGAGCCTCGCGGCCATCATATCCAGCTGCTCCTGA
- the LOC128266589 gene encoding uncharacterized protein LOC128266589 isoform X5 has protein sequence MQRMGVQLKPQFSSRTRAGNLANIQQPASKPTEMNRTSRRLPALLFGLLVCLVAQTAGRPSTEDVSDMAIIPPDADNVEIHQVKFVNGVMQEDHPVIMYKEDFVSEDYVDPTKNETSSGRYKKHKRTHHHRAETQLENEGERILFDVLPDKPIVLSDDLKTLPVSKMEAAQLAEPIKLGKLPKKYHSRQRRDLHNKHQKVIPVYLYNFYPVEKNFLTYRPPVSNKKPKLTEKKNRRYKPTNYLKPDQSDGQNPDDVNTRGEFDLIHDSDPKNADHSVYNQSTTSKTPLFSIMDSAPVGGPIFGVQVPDNDDRGADLVPLAGFSPPGFAPPPASASRPIARRPSFREDSIRFPQEIGYQAGSNCQRASKYCCGLRNYGSQYDCFQHYDCHESLAAIISSCS, from the exons ACCCGCCAGCAAACCGACGGAGATGAATCGAACTAGCCGCAGACTTCCGGCGCTCTTGTTTGGCCTTCTGGTCTGCCTGGTGGCCCAGACCGCCGGTCGTCCTTCGACGGAGGACGTGAGTGACATGGCCATTATACCGCCGGATGCCGACAATGTGGAG ATCCATCAAGTGAAGTTCGTGAATGGCGTCATGCAGGAGGATCATCCAGTGATCATGTACAAGGAGGACTTCGTCAGTGAAGATTATG TAGATCCCACTAAGAACGAGACATCTTCTGGACGATACAAGAAGCACAAGCGAACGCATCACCATCGTGCGGAGACACAGCTGGAGAACGAGGGGGAAAGGATCCTTTTTGATGTCCTGCCGGACAAGCCGATCGTGCTCTCGGACGACCTTAAAACTCTTCCGGTCAGCAAGATGGAAGCCGCCCAGCTGGCGGAACCCATTAAGCTGGGAAAGCTTCCCAAGAAGTACCATAGCCGCCAGCGCCGGGACCTACACAATAAACATCAGAAAGTTATCCCAGTTtatctttataatttttacccCGTAGAAAAGAACTTTTTAACCTATCG TCCCCCGGTGTCCAATAAAAAACCCAAATTGACTGAAAAGAAGAATAGAAGATATAAGCCAACAAACTATTTGAAACCAGATCAATCCGACGGTCAGAATCCAGATGATGTTAATACCCGAGGTGAATTCGATTTGATACACGATTCAGATCCAAAGAATGCGGATCACTCTGTTTATAACCAGAGCACTACTTCTAAAACTCCATTGTTTAGTATCATGGACAGCGCTCCAG TTGGTGGCCCAATTTTCGGCGTTCAAGTACCAGATAATGACGATAGGGGAG CGGATCTCGTGCCTCTAGCCGGCTTCTCGCCCCCCGGATTCGCCCCTCCCCCTGCCTCTGCCTCTCGGCCCATCGCCCGTCGGCCGTCCTTCAGGGAAG ACTCCATCCGATTTCCCCAGGAGATTGGCTACCAGGCGGGCAGCAACTGCCAGCGAGCTTCGAAATATTGCTGCGGCCTAAGAAATTATGGATCCCAGTACGACTGCTTCCAACACTACGACTGCCACGAGAGCCTCGCGGCCATCATATCCAGCTGCTCCTGA
- the LOC128266589 gene encoding uncharacterized protein LOC128266589 isoform X1, which produces MQRMGVQLKPQFSSRTRAGNLANIQQPASKPTEMNRTSRRLPALLFGLLVCLVAQTAGRPSTEDVSDMAIIPPDADNVEIHQVKFVNGVMQEDHPVIMYKEDFVSEDYVDPTKNETSSGRYKKHKRTHHHRAETQLENEGERILFDVLPDKPIVLSDDLKTLPVSKMEAAQLAEPIKLGKLPKKYHSRQRRDLHNKHQKVIPVYLYNFYPVEKNFLTYRPPVSNKKPKLTEKKNRRYKPTNYLKPDQSDGQNPDDVNTRGEFDLIHDSDPKNADHSVYNQSTTSKTPLFSIMDSAPVGGPIFGVQVPDNDDRGAPNFGSSAGAPAPTQRPGARPANPPPTSAPKVSNCVWAILNCCSSDSEKIRYNCFEEFNCHGAFWDINPCADREIRDADLVPLAGFSPPGFAPPPASASRPIARRPSFREDSIRFPQEIGYQAGSNCQRASKYCCGLRNYGSQYDCFQHYDCHESLAAIISSCS; this is translated from the exons ACCCGCCAGCAAACCGACGGAGATGAATCGAACTAGCCGCAGACTTCCGGCGCTCTTGTTTGGCCTTCTGGTCTGCCTGGTGGCCCAGACCGCCGGTCGTCCTTCGACGGAGGACGTGAGTGACATGGCCATTATACCGCCGGATGCCGACAATGTGGAG ATCCATCAAGTGAAGTTCGTGAATGGCGTCATGCAGGAGGATCATCCAGTGATCATGTACAAGGAGGACTTCGTCAGTGAAGATTATG TAGATCCCACTAAGAACGAGACATCTTCTGGACGATACAAGAAGCACAAGCGAACGCATCACCATCGTGCGGAGACACAGCTGGAGAACGAGGGGGAAAGGATCCTTTTTGATGTCCTGCCGGACAAGCCGATCGTGCTCTCGGACGACCTTAAAACTCTTCCGGTCAGCAAGATGGAAGCCGCCCAGCTGGCGGAACCCATTAAGCTGGGAAAGCTTCCCAAGAAGTACCATAGCCGCCAGCGCCGGGACCTACACAATAAACATCAGAAAGTTATCCCAGTTtatctttataatttttacccCGTAGAAAAGAACTTTTTAACCTATCG TCCCCCGGTGTCCAATAAAAAACCCAAATTGACTGAAAAGAAGAATAGAAGATATAAGCCAACAAACTATTTGAAACCAGATCAATCCGACGGTCAGAATCCAGATGATGTTAATACCCGAGGTGAATTCGATTTGATACACGATTCAGATCCAAAGAATGCGGATCACTCTGTTTATAACCAGAGCACTACTTCTAAAACTCCATTGTTTAGTATCATGGACAGCGCTCCAG TTGGTGGCCCAATTTTCGGCGTTCAAGTACCAGATAATGACGATAGGGGAG CGCCAAACTTCGGGTCCAGTGCGGGAGCCCCGGCCCCAACACAGAGACCTGGGGCAAGGCCGGCCAACCCACCGCCCACCAGCGCACCCAAGGTCAGCAACTGTGTGTGGGCGATCCTGAACTGCTGCAGCTCCGACTCCGAGAAGATCCGGTACAATTGCTTCGAGGAGTTCAACTGCCACGGCGCCTTCTGGGACATTAATCCGTGCGCCGATCGAGAAATCCGCGACG CGGATCTCGTGCCTCTAGCCGGCTTCTCGCCCCCCGGATTCGCCCCTCCCCCTGCCTCTGCCTCTCGGCCCATCGCCCGTCGGCCGTCCTTCAGGGAAG ACTCCATCCGATTTCCCCAGGAGATTGGCTACCAGGCGGGCAGCAACTGCCAGCGAGCTTCGAAATATTGCTGCGGCCTAAGAAATTATGGATCCCAGTACGACTGCTTCCAACACTACGACTGCCACGAGAGCCTCGCGGCCATCATATCCAGCTGCTCCTGA
- the LOC128266589 gene encoding uncharacterized protein LOC128266589 isoform X2: MQRMGVQLKPQFSSRTRAGNLANIQQPASKPTEMNRTSRRLPALLFGLLVCLVAQTAGRPSTEDVSDMAIIPPDADNVEIHQVKFVNGVMQEDHPVIMYKEDFVSEDYDPTKNETSSGRYKKHKRTHHHRAETQLENEGERILFDVLPDKPIVLSDDLKTLPVSKMEAAQLAEPIKLGKLPKKYHSRQRRDLHNKHQKVIPVYLYNFYPVEKNFLTYRPPVSNKKPKLTEKKNRRYKPTNYLKPDQSDGQNPDDVNTRGEFDLIHDSDPKNADHSVYNQSTTSKTPLFSIMDSAPVGGPIFGVQVPDNDDRGAPNFGSSAGAPAPTQRPGARPANPPPTSAPKVSNCVWAILNCCSSDSEKIRYNCFEEFNCHGAFWDINPCADREIRDADLVPLAGFSPPGFAPPPASASRPIARRPSFREDSIRFPQEIGYQAGSNCQRASKYCCGLRNYGSQYDCFQHYDCHESLAAIISSCS, encoded by the exons ACCCGCCAGCAAACCGACGGAGATGAATCGAACTAGCCGCAGACTTCCGGCGCTCTTGTTTGGCCTTCTGGTCTGCCTGGTGGCCCAGACCGCCGGTCGTCCTTCGACGGAGGACGTGAGTGACATGGCCATTATACCGCCGGATGCCGACAATGTGGAG ATCCATCAAGTGAAGTTCGTGAATGGCGTCATGCAGGAGGATCATCCAGTGATCATGTACAAGGAGGACTTCGTCAGTGAAGATTATG ATCCCACTAAGAACGAGACATCTTCTGGACGATACAAGAAGCACAAGCGAACGCATCACCATCGTGCGGAGACACAGCTGGAGAACGAGGGGGAAAGGATCCTTTTTGATGTCCTGCCGGACAAGCCGATCGTGCTCTCGGACGACCTTAAAACTCTTCCGGTCAGCAAGATGGAAGCCGCCCAGCTGGCGGAACCCATTAAGCTGGGAAAGCTTCCCAAGAAGTACCATAGCCGCCAGCGCCGGGACCTACACAATAAACATCAGAAAGTTATCCCAGTTtatctttataatttttacccCGTAGAAAAGAACTTTTTAACCTATCG TCCCCCGGTGTCCAATAAAAAACCCAAATTGACTGAAAAGAAGAATAGAAGATATAAGCCAACAAACTATTTGAAACCAGATCAATCCGACGGTCAGAATCCAGATGATGTTAATACCCGAGGTGAATTCGATTTGATACACGATTCAGATCCAAAGAATGCGGATCACTCTGTTTATAACCAGAGCACTACTTCTAAAACTCCATTGTTTAGTATCATGGACAGCGCTCCAG TTGGTGGCCCAATTTTCGGCGTTCAAGTACCAGATAATGACGATAGGGGAG CGCCAAACTTCGGGTCCAGTGCGGGAGCCCCGGCCCCAACACAGAGACCTGGGGCAAGGCCGGCCAACCCACCGCCCACCAGCGCACCCAAGGTCAGCAACTGTGTGTGGGCGATCCTGAACTGCTGCAGCTCCGACTCCGAGAAGATCCGGTACAATTGCTTCGAGGAGTTCAACTGCCACGGCGCCTTCTGGGACATTAATCCGTGCGCCGATCGAGAAATCCGCGACG CGGATCTCGTGCCTCTAGCCGGCTTCTCGCCCCCCGGATTCGCCCCTCCCCCTGCCTCTGCCTCTCGGCCCATCGCCCGTCGGCCGTCCTTCAGGGAAG ACTCCATCCGATTTCCCCAGGAGATTGGCTACCAGGCGGGCAGCAACTGCCAGCGAGCTTCGAAATATTGCTGCGGCCTAAGAAATTATGGATCCCAGTACGACTGCTTCCAACACTACGACTGCCACGAGAGCCTCGCGGCCATCATATCCAGCTGCTCCTGA